In Oncorhynchus masou masou isolate Uvic2021 chromosome 28, UVic_Omas_1.1, whole genome shotgun sequence, the DNA window CAGCTGTCTCTATCACCATCACAACACTAACTGATGCCCTGGCCTTCTACATTGGTCTGTTAACTCCCTTTCGTTCTGTACAATCCTTTTGTATGTATACTGGCACAGCTGTCCTGTTCTGTTACTTGTACAATATTACCTTCTTTGGTGCATTTCTGGCGTTGAATGGGAGTCGTGAAAAGGGCAACAGACACTGGCTGACATGCATGAAGGTTCCAGAACCAGAGGATAGTCCTGAAAAATACAATATCTGCTGTGTAGGAGGAGCTTATGATCATGAAACGGGAAAAGAGGAGCCAATGCCCattaacaacttctttaagatgTACTATGGGCCATTTCTAACAAATACTTGGACCAAGGTGTTTGTGATCCTGCTCTATGCTGGATATTTGGGCTCAAGTATCTATGGTTGCTTCCAAATACAAGAAGGCATAGACCTTAAAAACCTAGCAGCTGATAGCTCATATGTGGGTAGCTATTACGATAATGAGGACCAATACTTTTCAGAGTATGGTCCAAATGTTATGGTTGTTGTGACTGACAGTAAGTTTCAATATTGGGACCAAACTGCTCGAAAGCGTCTTGATACTTGTCTTGAACGTTTTGAGAGTCTAACGTTGGATGGTCGATCATTGGTTGCTAAAGATATGACTCTTTCTTGGCTTAATGAATATGTGAAAGTTATAAATCCAAATAACAAAACCATTTTCATGGATAGTTTACCTGCGTTTTTACAACGATCAGACTTCAGACAAGATGTGAATATTTCAAACAAAGTCATAATTGCATCGCGAATGTTTATTCAGACAATCAACGTCAGTACAGCTGTTGATGAAAAGAACATGTTGAATAAGCTTCGAGAGACAGCTAATGGTTGTTCAGAAAAGTTGGTTGTTTACCACCCTGCTTTCATATACTTTGACCAGTATGCAGTCATTGTTAGTAATACCATCCAAAACATTGTAGTTGCCACTCTTGCCATGCTGGTGATCTCCCTCATGTTGATCCCCAACCCCATATGTTCTCTGTGGGTGACCTTTGCTATTGCCTCTGTCATAGTGGGTGTTGCTGGTTTCATGGCATTATGGGATGTCAATCTAGACTCTGTATCCATGATCAATCTTGTCATCTGCATTGGTTTCTCAGTGGATTTTTCTGCTCACATTTCCTATGCTTTTGTCGCTAGCAAAGAGGTCACTGCTAATGAGAAGGCTGTAGATGCTGTCTATCACTTGGGGTATCCCATCATACAGGGAGCTGTGTCTACTATTTTaggagtggtggtgctgtctgctgCTGAGAGCTACATCTTCAGAACCTTCTTTAAGATCATGTTCTTGGTCATTTTGTTTGGGGCGGTCCATGGTGTggtgtttatcccagtgtttctGACCTTCTTTGGAATCTGCGGAGGCAAAGTCAGTGATAAAAAAGATGATGGTAGGTCTAACACCTTGCCTCAAAGTGGTCACATGTGGATCACCCAAACCACAGGTGATTTCAACATGAAGAATACGCATCAATTAAGGGCTGTAGCAGCTAATTCACATGTGTGGTCAATCAGTTCTAACCAAAGCTCACACAACGGGAAAACTAATAGTGCTTATGAAAACATTGAAGACTGCCCCTAAAACTGTTGTCTTGAGGCCAGATTTACAAGGCATTTCCACTGTAGCTGTTTTTATGGAATTAATTCAATATTAAAGGTAGAACAAATGGGTTAAAACTGTACAAATAACGTTTACAAGAGAGAATAACCTATTATGGTCAAGTGTAAATGAACACACATTCATGTTTTACCTGTGTTTTATTTCATTCAGCTCCATGCTGATGGGACCTGTACAGTAGTTCAAATGAAATGTTAATTGTCACATTTGCCGAATACAACAAcaatgcccttaaccaacaatgcggttttaagaaaatccctaaataagtaagagataagaataacaaataattaaagagcagcagttaataacaatagctatatacagggggtaccggtacagagtcaatgtgtcaatatGCGGGGGTCAACGGTGTCGATGTACATGTACATTATGTACATTATATAACGTCattatgtaggtagagttattaaagtggctatgcatagataataacggagagtagcagcagcgtggggggggcaatgcaaatagtctaggtagtcatttgattagctgttcaggagtcttatggcttgggggtagaagctatttagaagcctcttggacctagacttggtgctcaggtaccgcttgccgtttggtagcagagagaatagtctatgactagggtggctggagtctttgacaatttttagggccttcctctgacaccacctggtatagaggtcctggcgagcaggaagcttggcccaggtGATGTTctaggccgtacgcactaccctctgtagcgccttgtggtcggaggcagagaagttgccgtaccaggcagtgaggcaacccatcaggatgctctcgatggtgcagctgtaaaaccttttgaggatctgaggacccatggcaaatattttcagtctcctgaggggcaataggttttgtcatgccttcttcacgactgacttggtgtgcttggaccatgttagtttgttggtgatgtggacaccaaggaacttgaaactctcaatctgctccactacagccccatcgatgagaatgggggtgtgctcagtcttccttttcctgttgtccacaatcatctcctttgtcttgatcacattgagggagaggttgttgtccttgcaccatacggtcaggtctctgacctcctccctataggctgtctcatcgttgtcggtgatcagacactgttgtgtcatcagcaaacgtaatgatggtgttggagtcgtgcctggccatgcagtcatgagtgaacagggagtacaggaggggactgagcacgcacccctgaggggcccctgtgttgagaatcATTGTGGCGGATGTTACCGGTTGTTATCGGTTGTTACCTACCCgagggcagcccgtcaggaagtctaggatccagttgcagagggaggtgtttagtcccaaggttcttagcttagtgatgagctttgagggcactatggtgttgaacactgagctgtagtcattctcacataggtgttccttttgtccaggtgggaaagggcagtgtggagtgcaatagagattgcataatctgtggatctgttggtgcggtatgcaaattggagtgggtctagggtttctgggataatggtgttgatgtgagccatgaccagcctttcgaagcgtttaatggctacagacgtgagtgctatgggtcagtagtcatttaggcaggttacctccTTGTATGTGACAAATTGAGCAAAGAGAAATGGTCATATTTATGGAAAGTACATTTTAATTGCATTAGCCTTTCTTTATCTGCCAATTCATTGTTCTTAGTCTTCAAAGGACGTACATTCCCATTATTCCACACACAGGTTCTTTTACAGAGGCTTTTTTTAAATATCTTGTGTCGTTTTGATTTTAAGTGTAATTTTATGTGTAAATATATGCAAATATATGCATCCGTCATACATGTGAAGTGTTCTTTAAATAATTCCATGAAATTACAATATTTTGATGAACTGATCTGTAAAAGTCTGACCATTGAGTGTCTtatcacaataaaaaaataaaaaacattctgCCTTGAAGCAATGTGTTGAAAAACAGAATAATATGCAAATTAGCACACATTTAAGGACGGTATGCCTAATTTGCatattttaattttaaaataaatacagtttgtAATACAATAATATATTGTATTTATGTATACTTTCAACTGGTAAAGTTTCAATCTGATGAGAGTAAAGGAAAAAATAATCCCTATTAGCCTGTGGTGCCTGGccttaaaggtcttactcacatcggctggggagagagtgatcacacagtcgtccggaacagctgatgctctcatgcatgtttcactgttacttgcctcgaagcaagcatagaagttatttagctcctCTGgtagctcgtgtcactgggcagctctcggccgtgcttccctttgtagtctgtaatagtttgcaagccctgccacatccaacaagcatcagagccagtgttgtacaattcgatcttagtcctgtattgatgctttgcctgtttgatggttcgtcagagggcatagctggatttcttataagcttccgggttagagtcccgctccttggaagaggcagctctaccctttagctcagtgcaaatgttgcctgtaatccatgacttctggttggggtatgtacgtacagtcactgtggggacgacgtcctcgatgcacttattgataaagccagtgactgatgtggtgtactcttcAATGCCATGTTGTAAAGTGATGAAATTCATCTACAAAGTAACCAATTATAAAGTACATCAATCATTGATGATTTATTTTGTTTCAAATCCCTAAATCATTGCACAACATTTCCACATGAagaaaatgtcaattgaaaagGTTGGAAATATGTTCACTGATTCTGTCATTCATTTTGTTTTATGTAGAAGTACTGTAACATAAAATCAAATGTTAATTTGATCATTTTGtgaaattttattttttatttagttgACTCTAATTGTGAAATCGTATCATTGTAATATGTTTAAGGATAAAGATGTTTCTGTTGTGTTTTTAAAAAAGAAATGAAGGAATTCCTCATTCTGTTTATTCTTTTCCTGTATTACCTACAAGCAGGTAGACTGTTTGATGATAGATTTCGGTAGCAAGAATGACTAGTCTTCTCAGTGACAGATTGTTACCAACATCCACACCATGTGGCCTATACATTCGATGCAAATGCAGAATAATTTcatacattttaaataaaagTATTGACTATTAGGCCTTTTTTAAGGTAGATCCTTCCACACTTTCTTTCAAATGTGTAGTGAGGACAACATTTTTGTTTTATAACCAAAAGTTTTGTTAATCAAGTAGGTACATGATGATATACGGTTGTATTTTGATCCAGTCTCACAAGTTAGTCAGCATACCACAGCAGATCAAGACAGTTCAGtctttcagatgttttcagacaTCTGCAAAAGTGTTGTTAAAATGAAGCCATTCCCAAGGCCATCTGTATCTTTCTATACAACATAAATGAAAATGTAAGTAACTTACCATTTCCTGTTTTTAGTCCGTGCTTATCTTTTCCGTTCATTTGGGGGTAAGGTATATTGATTAAGTTACACACAACCAATGGTGTGGGACGTTTATTCGTCTTGACTTGAGTATTTGAGGTCATTAGACAAAAGCATCTGAACTTTTTGGATGGTTCAAAATGACAGAAAACAAACATTCCTTGTAACTTGAAGTTAGGGCAACTGAAGTTCGGgttacattttgtgtgtgtgaaaTAAGAGAATAATGAGGCATTAAAAACAATGTGGCATCACAGCAAAGTAGCTTCTAATTTGGACAATGACAATCACTCCAATACTTATAGAATGTAAATCCTTTATTGACTCATAGAAATACAACATTTACCCAAATCTGAAAATGATCCCAATTCCCAAAGTTGCAGTATCATATCATGTTCCATGTGTTTCCTATAAATACCCACCCTTATTGCCTTATTGCCATTTCATGTAATGTGGGTCAATAGAGATTAATAGCATAAACACAAATTGCATAAATGTCTGTTTGATCATTTTTATGAATGACATCTCTGGGTATTCAAGCCACTGGGAAATGGAGTGATGCATAAAACACTTGGTTAAGGATGTTACGCTTGTCATACATCCTCTAAAGACACCAACAATGATTCACTAAGGACAACGACCCTCGTCTACTTTTTGGTGTTTGTGattatacagtaccttcagaaagtattcataccctttgacttattccatattttgttgtattacagcttCAATTCGAAAATGAATTCAATCCATttgttttctctcacccatctacacaccataccccataatggcaaagtgaaaacatgtttttacacatttttgcaaatgtattgaaaattaaatacagaaatatcttatttgcATAAGTAATCAC includes these proteins:
- the LOC135517375 gene encoding patched domain-containing protein 3-like; the protein is MARCKTDCVEKPIARGFEILGGFVGRHPWWFLILPMFISAGLGGGFYFLADREANGIEEMFTPMDGPAKHERQVVKQYFPQSDSNFSRLRLYTEGTFASLIIVTPGQNILTFTALKYIFEMDRNVTNMRIGAFAFKDLCVEKGGGCVSNSIFDIIKTPSDVNTATINYPYNDTIFIASEIGGVKLKSGLTQIESAKAIRLFYFLKEDNQTINTMWLKKFIEAASMMKKEEGMTISYFTSISRDEEFEKSSDSIIPLFSLTYALAINFSIISCLRLDCVRNKVWVATFGVLSAGMAVLSSFGLLLYCGMPFAMTVATAPFLILGIGVDDMFIMISCWQQTQVHDSVEDRMAATYKEAAVSITITTLTDALAFYIGLLTPFRSVQSFCMYTGTAVLFCYLYNITFFGAFLALNGSREKGNRHWLTCMKVPEPEDSPEKYNICCVGGAYDHETGKEEPMPINNFFKMYYGPFLTNTWTKVFVILLYAGYLGSSIYGCFQIQEGIDLKNLAADSSYVGSYYDNEDQYFSEYGPNVMVVVTDSKFQYWDQTARKRLDTCLERFESLTLDGRSLVAKDMTLSWLNEYVKVINPNNKTIFMDSLPAFLQRSDFRQDVNISNKVIIASRMFIQTINVSTAVDEKNMLNKLRETANGCSEKLVVYHPAFIYFDQYAVIVSNTIQNIVVATLAMLVISLMLIPNPICSLWVTFAIASVIVGVAGFMALWDVNLDSVSMINLVICIGFSVDFSAHISYAFVASKEVTANEKAVDAVYHLGYPIIQGAVSTILGVVVLSAAESYIFRTFFKIMFLVILFGAVHGVVFIPVFLTFFGICGGKVSDKKDDGRSNTLPQSGHMWITQTTGDFNMKNTHQLRAVAANSHVWSISSNQSSHNGKTNSAYENIEDCP